The Silene latifolia isolate original U9 population chromosome Y, ASM4854445v1, whole genome shotgun sequence sequence cattgttaaaattttcgaatttattccgagaaaaatgtagttgcgatttatcggttttatcaaataaaacatctaaagtatataaaaattaatctaatcaattttataactttatatctgataattgggatataaattcaacctaaaataattttctcatgccatgtaattcgttttagctatttatgctaaaatagtcactatttatgtcatttttactctaaaaattcataaatcatgcaaaatgaatcaagttcatctcaaattttacacacagtgagtaaaatatgcatgtaacaacatatgaaaattttatggcctatttcgaagttgaactatatttaaccattttacctccatttaattcatttttatctcataaaaatcataaatcatacaaaataaatcaaatttatacgaaattttacatacaataagtaaaatatgcatgtgaggtcatataaaaatttcaaggtcagaaacttagtttaacaatttttagcattttaatttccattttagtcataaaaatataataaaaaaaattaaaaatcattaaaatgagcaataaaataccataaatcataaaaatgacctaaaaatattttaggaccagaatatataacatgtatCAATATTTCAtgactttatctaataaatcacagatttttagttttaattaagttactaataactcgaaaaaactataaatcgattatgcatgcaacttcctatgctctgataccaattgttaggtacatatacctattattagactcttctaatagtgaactaattaacatattaatttgtgttctaaggatctagtgcatgcataactaaataagtgataaaataagaaaacaatatttcttacattgttaaatggttcgaatgggcacaagtaaggtctcctaccttcacttgttcttaagcTTAAATGTCAATGGAAGATCCTCAAACCTTGGTCTCAAATGTAGAAACCCTCCTCAAGAGATGCACCCAATAttagcccttatctctactaaataatatttgctatataattatttagtagtctaccttaaaaatgactactaatactcatatattacattaataatattagtagtatttttgaacaatttagatAAAAAagttctcaagttttagagaagagAAATGAGTATGAGAGAGGGATTTTTTCATGTGTATTATTTTGAGAGATGGTAGATAAAAAATGAGAAGAACAAATTGTTCTCATGCATGGTGTATGTACCGTCCAAATGCTCTATTATAGAGCATTTTGGTTTTCTTCAAAAATCACATACAATAATAATTTATATGTAGGTAGTAGGCTAGCTTAGAAAGtgtgtcataagatgttggagcatctttccaacaacaaaatgacaaaacttAAAAATCAAGCATGCTCACCCTTTGGACGATGCACTTGAGTGCATATGGGtctatttttgtcttataatatttgtcccacaaatgcttataaatcttatatttaattatcttacataattaaatattaatttgatcatacaacaattatgtgacaaattaataaacatatattcactcaacttattgagtgatattttaccattatatcaacatataatgggtccccataatagctagttagttaaatttacaacctcttgtaaatgtaaataactaattacctctacctcgaaataattataaaacctcaacataatttagtgaattaatatattaatccagtaaattgaatcttatttaatcgaattacaataagatacatatttccccTCATATATATAAATTtttcttatttaaggaattaattaacttgtatcaatatacaactatTTAAATatactgattagggcatcatcctataggtgtgaccttaagggatcaactgaccaccaccgtcctacggcagtaacgtcaaactctagcaagccaatcgttaccgattaatgttgatcagttgactatataatgaatcatcccttacgtattcttattatgagatttaattatgattttaaatcatgtgatcgcactattgttgaggacacatactccaataatctcccacttgtccgagacaagtgtgcgtcaccaattctcttgtcctattacaatctccaactcaatgcaaggtgtcttgaagTTTGTACTTaaatttgatcatatcttgagtggtttcctcgatctggagagtaactgtctgaccggaaatatctaccgtagatactttccgagcgtggccatgcattttcagttcactgctcctcgagtggccctgagattttaaacaaccctgacaaggggggtggacaattcctatcgcactattcccttcgtatagccatagttcatcatgacccaaaatatactcatttgacttcagttacgatagtcgtagagtataaatcaaagccattcagaaacttgtgccaactcgggcgaatagtctctagtcaaaagaatcgactcataagaatactatagtagctcccGCCACGAcaaggctttatgaatttccagaactctataagcggtcactgcctgacagagtgtctcatacagtctgtctatgtgatcgactagtcatccttaatgaccctatggcacttgaacttgccaccaatcgcatcacactctagtcacttcgagacgtcacctcctttaagtaacCATGGGCGCATACTATATCAATcgagttcacttcaatggggttcaatattgtctcaacaacccatttggatataaaaaagtaatggatgagtttaaagaaactcaaacgataaatgcgattatcatatatgaatagtcaataccctattactacttcatatctcataatctatagtgtacattttacactaaTTGAATttcaataaaagcttggtaaatggatataccatgtatccaaatattccaactttattaattgttatttccttctattcaatgttatttctaataacatgaatttttctaagtatatgtctagtcttcttactagacttgggctcttgtacttggaagatgctcccactgttatcatataacttgtgataaagtctttggtagagggattCACTCTCACTCCCTCTGTTGACtatcttatcacaatgtacttagattcaGTTTATAGAACTTACAATGATTTaaactaaaacatttttctagtgtCTTATTCCTAAAttaataaaatcagcctaggatttcgataaatccttatgggtttggaaactagagtttgtgcaacccttcaacacacaacttagtatttcatccaaacataagaacgaatcctcaattctcctcaagaaacttaaaggatgttctttaaggctttcaaaagaccttcattcgaattaagttgttattgacttattatgctccaagcatataaTTCATCACGACATGTGCATATaatagcatacatgatcgttctaatggcggaaacattagaaatcgatttcatgtgatcaacaacttatttaggttcagtgaatgactatgactctatcatagtaattccactttcatcaatatgaataacctactcaaccttctTGATGTTAAACAAATATGAAagaacttatcatcataaggctctcgactctatgccaatattctctcaaatttaacacatagattctaaaatctaaaatacatcgcaccttttcctagtctcctaatcactctttcacataagagagcattggtacattattctcaataagaaatatgttatcaacatataagagaTGGGAAAAATAGTTCAGGCTCCCACTttacttcatgtataaacatgattcttcaacaatgtgaatgaaaccgttctcaattatcacatgaacgaaaagtataatcctttgatgtttgcttaagaccattctaggattgctTAAGTAacctttgcataatatgttaggattcttagatctttatccaaGGTTTTGTGCtccatacacatccttctctaaattcccattttagaaaagcgaatttttaatatcatttacccttcttcatcaaaatgaaatgtggcaattcctaacatgatttattttgattaacatcttcatgtcaatctatgctttTATGTACTCTAAAGtgttatttactttaaagagaccatcgccttaaagtaaatctactcttgagtaaaaaATTTGGATTTTAATGTTTTGGCTTGTATGAAACAAAGTCGATTTGGGACTAGTCGCAATTGATCATTCAataggtcataataccattactttcgaaaagtaacgtataaacaataagacatgtctaCTTTACTCCgactctatctcaatagattgtagttccattactttcaaaaagtaacatattaactaGGCTTGTATGCAAAAAAGTCGATTTGGGACTAGTCGCATATGATCATTCAATAGGTCATAATatcattactttcgaaaagtaacatattaacaataagacatgtctactttactcccactctatctcaatagattatagttccattactttcaaaaagtaatatattaactataagacatgtttgtgacgatctaatcccactctatctcttagaaatacatctatcttcttaagagatagctttgtgagttgcaaacatatatggtgaagtaatagaagtttgtctagactgacgtgttagctcataaaaagaccagctctattatggcagcttgattcatgtaatatgcgaatctgatccatgtcatttgttaaatagacttgctatttttaggtatctccaggttgaccttTCGAAAGTaacgtgtccgttttggattgctaATTCCCAAAAGTGAGCTCgacaactcaacccgactcatattagtttgatcttatgggtagtgacacaaggtcatcatccatatataataaatcaaattcattacttagatctttgccaccacgatcagatcgtaatgctttagtacttttgTTCAATttgttctctacgtcatttagaaattccttaagtttctcaaatgcttcactttatatttgattaagtaaaaataccaatatctacttaaatcatcggtaaaagtgacgaagtattcataatttccccttgcggtgatactCATTAGACCATATACATTAGTATGCATTGGTCCCAACAAATCGcatgctcgtgtccctttaccactaaagggggcATGAATCATTTTtccaaggagacaagattcgcatactcCATGTGATTAGAAATCAAATGGCTCAATaattccagtcgacactagttttttaatgcgtttctcatttatgagaCCTAATTGACAATGGCAAATGTATTCATTTGGTtcacttgttatgagtcttttggattgtatgtaaTGGATATCCTTAGTTGAGTTGAaagtgtctaaaacataaataccatttatagaagtggcttggctcACGGCCCGGTCATcttaaacaaaatacaacgattgtttttgatGGCGAAAGAAAATCCtcccatgtctaacatagaaatggaaataatgttcaGACATAAtggatacataataacaattatgtagatgcaacttaaaatcattagctaaaacaagtacataagtctctcttgaagtggcggctaccctagctccatttcctaggCGAAGATCtacatcactcttgtttagcttttcacttccaatggcccatgacattacaataatgacattcatggtaggattgggcacccttcttggtatTGGTTGTgatagtctcactatccatttccaattaattatcggatttgggtttcttacccttctttgcaTTTCCTTTAAAAATACCATTACTCCTTTTagttgcaaggacattcttgctagaactcccactcaatataatatttctccttacttctacaaacaaggatgccttggaatTAGTgatattttcttcacaagattctcttaccaaagaggtaggcatgaatatgggagtgggaggtgtggaagtggtaaggtagcaaagatttccatcctgaccaatgccaaagcgtaaACCTCTAGTCATATCATTGTCATAcaaggagcatttttcattgaatgattggagccatgaattaatggtgattggtgtaagagtattagatgaagCCATTGcggataaataactacaaaaacggagatgacggaaacaattaacatttatcgttataatacttgtaaatacaagtatagcatttatatagtgacctctgcccaattataataaatgattccgagatccaaaattcatattaacttggatgtgagcctacgggccGTCTAtatctttactaatataacttggtgggttaacacTCCTAACCGATtatacaattagaactctcggtcgatgattttacattaaattcatctttagcccgaaccttttgcggctacggtcgcaaaatacatTCGTTGAGATCAACAAAATTTTCGAAGTGTTATAACTATATATTACCCCATTTAtccaacgtcaatagaagcaccccgaaaaatcgtattgtaccccttatgaaatttagactcatgggctcctactatttggtaaggctaagtctcaatcttttaaaagtaaaggtcttgtcaatttattatctatcacttttaagtgagctaaaagtcgaattttcgataattataattgacacggtcgaagactcgatatgatatgcatgtgttgttatggcgatttggcaatgcatgcaacatattaaaagaaatgcaaaacaaataataaattcctagtatggctttcctaaaatagaaaatcaaatatctattacaaattcggaaaccaactcctttggtcccttgaatcttcaagtggcgcgCCTCCCTAGACCACCGTCTTCgttggaacgcctttccgaatggcaccgtcttgaagaaaatcCGGAatttcaaataataataaaaatacatagctattcctattatacaattgtaaaatgaaaaactagtaaaataaaagtgatacgaaatcacattaaattacaaccgaatcaatattcccttacattacgagtaatattgattaaaactaaggccatactaagataaaattacataattcaaaattatataaataaaatataacattcaacaatgaaatatgcagtattataatatatgtctatcatgccaaattatgtacCAAAtagccctatttaacttatatcgatcatataacccggttttatggaaatgcacgattttaacttattaaaaaatcgctaaataatactaaaatctaattttggTCCAAATTAATTATCCTAAAACTtttaggtctcaaaaattagtcataactcaatttttgacaataattcaacttgatttaattttatgctcattttcgaccctaaaatcataacatttatgaaataaatccaaattaaattacaataatttcaaatttaaaattttaaatttttgaacattctaaaATATatccatgatactcataatgtcaaaaatcatggttaaaattttcgaatttattccgagaaaaatgtagttgcgatttatcggttttatcaaataaaacatctaaagtatacaaaaattaatctaatcaattttataaATTTATATCTGATAATTGGgatataaattcaacctaaaataattttctcatgccatgtaattcgttttagctacttatgctaaaatagtcactatttatgtcatttttactctaaaaattcataaatcatgcaaaatgaatcaagttcatctcaaagtttacacacagtgagtaaaatatgcatgtgacaacatatgaaaattttatggcctatttcgaagtttaactatatttaaccattttacctccatttaattcatttttatctcataaaaatcataaatcatgcaaaataaatcaaatttatacgaaattttacatacaataagtaaaatatgcatgtgaggtcatataaaaatttcaaggtcagaaacttagtttaacaatttttagcattttaatttccattttagtcataaaaatataataaaataactaaaaatcattaaaatgagcgaTAAAATACCATAaccataaaaatgacctaaaaatattttaggaccagaatatataacatgtatCAATATTTCATGACATtttctaataaatcacaaatttttagttttaattaagttactaataacacgaaaaaactataaatcgattatgcatgcaacatcctatgctctgataccaattgttaggttcatatacctattattagactcttctaatagtgaactaattaacatattaatttgtGTTCTAAgtatctagtgcatgcataactaaataaaagataaaataagaaaacaatgttccttacattgttaaatggttcgaaatgggcacaagtaaggtatCCTACCTTTACTTGTTCTTAAGCTTAAATCTCAATGGAATATCCTCCAATCTTGGTCTCAAATGTAGAAACCCTTCTCAAGAGATGGACCCAAGATTaacccttatctctactaaatattATTTGCTAGATacttatttagtagtctaccttaaaaatgactactaatactcatatattacattaataatattagtagtatttttgAAAGATTTAGATCAAAagcttctcaagttttagagaagagAAATGAGTATGAGAGAGGGATTTTTGCATGTGTATTATTTTGAGAGATGGTagagaaaaaaggaaaagaacaaagtGTTCTCATGCATGGTGTATGTACCGTCCAAATGCTCTATTATAGAGCATTTTGGTCTTCTCCAAAAATCACATGGAATAATAATTTATATGTAGGTAGTAGGCTAGCTTATAAAGtgtgtcataagatgttggagcatctttccaacaacaaaataaCAAAACTTAAAAATCAAGCATGCTCACCCTTTGAACGGTGCACTTGAGTGCATATGGGTctgtttttgtcttataatatttgtcccacaaatgcttataagtcttatgtttaattatcttacataactaaatattaatttgatcatacaacaattatgtgacaaattaataaacatatattcactcattttattgagtaatattttaccattatatcaacatataataggtcttcataatagctagttagttaaatttacaacctcttgtaaatgcaaataactaattacctctacctcgaaataattataaaacctcaacataatttagtgaattaatatattaatccactaaattgaatcttatttaatcgaattacaataagatagatatttcctctcataaatataaattgttcttatttaaggaattaattaacttgtatcaatatacaactaattaactttactgattaggtcatcatcctataggtgtgaccttaagggatcaactgaccaccaccgtcctacgacagtaacgtcaaactctagcaagtcaatcgttaccgattaatgttgatcagttgactatataatgaatcatcccttacgtattcttattatgagatttagttatgattttaaatcatgtgattgcactattgttgaggacacatactccaacataaaCGCACAATCCTAACCTTAGACTagcggtcaacggtggtcaacaaAGAGTCTGGTCAGTCCATGGTGGGTCACGGCAAGGTCACGGTGCTAGGTCAGTCATACGGTGGTCAAAATAATAACTTGAATTAAATATTAAAAGATGGATTAAATTGTGAGACGATatcttaccttgaggcgataattaAGATGAATGCTCCCTTTTTCCCTTTTTATAACTCCCTCTCTCgctttatgtaattttgtgacgTTTTGTGAATAAAGTCTTATGGTATCACAAGCCCTCCTTATATACTAGTATGGGTAGGCGGAAGCAAGCTTCCTTGAAGTTTCCTAATATTATAAAAtgtaatactattattattattattattattattattattattattattattattattattattattattattattatcatcattagtcCAACACTAGCCATACACGGCTATGTTCCACGTTATACTCAAAATCCCTACtcactattattatttattttattttccgtcTCACACTATAATTATCTAATTAATATAATttattaaaatacattttaaaagcACATTTACTATTTCCACCGTCTGACTAACCATTAACCATgccttaaaatacggggtattatagtcttccctccttaaaaagaaattCGTCTCCGAAGTACACCCAAATCACCCAACTGGCCGAAACATCAAGCTTAAATTAACCAATTTAAATTCATTAAATACTTTTATTATCAAACTAACATCAAAATGTCACAAAATACGAGGTGTTACATCCTATCTCCTTAAAAAAaagggttacgtccccgtaaccaacttACTTAAACAAAAACACTAGGATATTTGTCCCTCATTACAGCTTCagcttcccatgtagcttcctctaccttatgattagaccatagaactTTCACCAAAGCTGTTTCACCATTTCGAGTCTTCCTCACTTTTCTATCCAAGATCTCCTTAGGTACCTCAACATAATAAAACTGCTCATCAATCTCAACATGCTCAAGTTCTAAGACATGAgcaggatcactcacatatttcctcaATTGCGAAACATGACACACATTTTGGACCTTATCCAGAGTTGGAGGTAGTGCTAAACGGTAAGCTACTTCTCCAACTCTGTCCAAGATCTTATATGGTCcaataaacttctgactcagcttccctCTCTTCGCAGATCTCATCACTCCCTTTATAAGAGACACTTTCAGCAATACTTCATCTGTCGCAGCAAATTCTATCTCACTTCTCTTCAAATCTGTATAGCTCTTCTGTCTATCTTGCACCGCACACATATTCTATCGAATAATATTCACTTGCTCCACCATCTCTTGCATCATCTCAGGTCCTAACACAACCACATCCGCTCTGTCATCCCAATAAACTGGACTCCTGCACACATCCTTCCATACAAATCCTCAAAAGGTGTCATGCTAATACTAGCATGGTAACTATTGTAAtatgaaaactctatcaaatccaacctctcctCCCATGATCCGCCAAACTTtatcacacaagctctcaacatatcctccagtGTTTGAATtatcctctcagtctgaccgtcaaTAGCTggatgaaatgatgtactcatcttAAACTAAGTCCCCATCAAAGACTACAACTCCTGCCAGAACATAGATATAAAGCTTGAATCACGATCAGAAATAATGTCTTTAGGCACACCATAAAGCTTCAGCACATATTTGACATAAGCCTTAGTGaactcagctttactccaagtatctttcatagtaatgaagtgagctgacttagtcaatcgatccactattacccatatcatattaTTCCCCTTCTGAGTTCTAAGCAACCCCATAATGAAGTCCATAGAAATGCTCTCCCACTTTCACTCAGGTACATCAAATGTTTGAACTTTACCTTGAGGTCTCTTATGCTCTCCCTTTACTCTTTGACAAACCAAACATCTTGCACCAAACTCAGTAATCTCCTTCTTCATcttaggccaccaaaaagtcttcttcaagTCTTTATATAGCTTATCTCCTCCAGGATGAACAGAATATGGAGTACAATGAGCTTCAGTTAAGATCTTActttttaattcttcatcatcaggTACACACCATCTCACATCAAATCTCAAGCTTTCATCACTAGCCACGTAAAACCGTGACATCTCATCACCCTCCTCGGCACTGCCCACGATCGAACTCCAACACACCACCCGTTGGTCCTCCACTTACTTCTCCCTGATTTCAGCATACAACTTCGGCTCAATGTTTAAATCCCCAATTGTATCTCCCTTCTTAATCATATAAATATCCATCTTCTCCACCTCTTCATGCAATCTCACTCTTGGATTTGGAGTACACAAAGTGTGAACAGATTTCCTACTAAccgcatcggccaccacattagtcTTCCCTTCGTGATACACTATCTctatatcataatctccaatcaactctatccacctcctttgtctcatatTTAGCTCCTTATGAATATAAATGTACTTCAAGCTCTTGTGATAAaaaaataccttaaaagtagctCCATAAAGGTAACAACATCACAACTTCAATTCAAACACCACTGCTCCCAACTCTAAGTCAtgggtagggtaattctcctcatggTTTCAGTTGTCTCGAGGCATAGGCTATCACCTTCCCATTTTGCATCAACAtacaccccaacccattcttccAGGCATTAGTGTATACttcaaaattctcactcccttcaggtaaagctaaaaTAGGAGATGTAGTCAGGCGCTCCTTCAAAGTTAGGAATGCCTTCTCATAACTCTCATCCCACTTAAACTTATTCTCCTTCCTTATCAGGGTAAAAG is a genomic window containing:
- the LOC141631296 gene encoding uncharacterized protein LOC141631296, translated to MCAVQDRQKSYTDLKRSEIEFAATDEVLLKVSLIKGVMRSAKRGKLSQKFIGPYKILDRVGEVAYRLALPPTLDKVQNVCHVSQLRKYVSDPAHVLELEHVEIDEQFYYVEVPKEILDRKVRKTRNGETALVKVLWSNHKVEEATWEAEAVMRDKYPSVFV
- the LOC141631297 gene encoding uncharacterized protein LOC141631297 — translated: MSRFYVASDESLRFDVRWCVPDDEELKSKILTEAHCTPYSVHPGGDKLYKDLKKTFWWPKMKKEITEFGARCLVCQRVKGEHKRPQDTWSKAEFTKAYVKYVLKLYGVPKDIISDRDSSFISMFWQEL